Sequence from the Priestia megaterium genome:
ATATCAGCGGTCACAGTGACGTCATTGGCGGTCTAGTTGTGGTAAGCGATGAAAAGCTAGCAGAAGAAGTAAAGTTTGTACAAAATGCTTTTGGTGCTATCTTAGGACCACAGGATTGTTTTTTACTGCTCCGAGGAATTAAGACATTAAAAGTTCGTTTAGATCAGCAGTTAAAAACAGCGCTGCAGTTTGCAAAGTGGCTTGAAGAACAATCTCTAGTGAGCCGTGTATACTACCCGGGCTTAAAAAGTCATCCAGACCACAAACTGATTTCAGAACAAGCAAATGGATACGGAGCTATGATTTCTTTCCAAGTGCAGGATGAAAAAGTAGCACGACATATTTTACAAGGAGTCAAATTGGCTTCAATTGGCGTTAGTCTAGGTGCAGTTGAATCCATCCTAACGCATCCTGCAACAATGTCTCATGCAAGTATCCCAAAAGAAGTGCGTGAAGAAAAAGGAATTACTGATTCACTTCTTCGACTTTCAGTAGGGTTAGAGGAATTCGAGGATTTGAAGCAAGACTTTAAAGCTGTTTTTCAAAGCTTAGAAGAAAAAGCGTTAATTAAATAAAAAAAGGACTTCCATCAAGGAAGTCCTTTTTATTGTTATATACAGCTATCTAAAAGGTTTGTGTATAGGGACGTAAGCGCAACTTTTTCATCAGAGGAAAGACTGCTGTTTAGAATTCTTTTTATGCCAAGATGATATTTTACATGCGGTGTTTGCCGGACGCGTGGATGAGTCATTTCATCTTTTAAATCTTTCAGAATGGCTTCGTGAAGCTGATCTTCACTTGTCAGGGCTTGTTTAGAAGCGAACGAACGGTTCAACCATAGGGTTTGATAAGCTGCTAGTAAATGTTCAGAAGTCATTGTGCAAAGAGCTCCTTTAGATTAGTTTCTTCATTATAATAATCTATAGTTTACCATAAGTATTAATACGTGTACGTAACTTTTACAGAAGCAGATACAGTCAAGGACTGAGCTTGAATAGGGGGAGAGGCTGCTAATAACTTAGGCGAGGAGCCAGATGACTGATAGACGGGGCCTTCTTCGATTAAAATGGGGATTTGGTTAATAGGGAGCTGCAGCGTGTTGGCAATGGTAAAGGCCTTTTCTTTAGCGTTAAGCAAAGCTTTACTTATCGCTTCTTGTTCATATTTATCATCACTTGTAACGTAAAATTGAAGATCTTGCGCTACGTTGGCTCCGCTTGAAAACGTAGCGTTATAGACGTCGCCCGCTTGTTTTACATCTTGTACTCTTACTCTAAATAAGTGCTGTACTTCGTATCCTGTAAGAGTCGATTTTCCATCACTGTAATCATATTTAGGATTTATGGTGAATGAAGCCGTTTCAATTTGCTGGTCATTAATTCCAAGGTTTTTCATCTCTTGCAGCAGAGTATTTGAAACAGCTGAATTTTCTTTTAACGCTTCTTGAACGTCCCGGTTTTCCGTGCGCGTTCCAATTGTCATGGAAATTTCATTTGGAATTGCTGAAGCTGTTCCTTCACCAATTACTTTAATTTCTCTATTTTGTGTATCTACGCGCAGTTGCTGTGTAGGCTCGTAAGGAAAATAAGAATGTTGCATACAAAAAACCTCCTTTATTGATCTTTAGTATATATATGATAAGAAAAGGAGATTAAAAACAAAAAGAGATTGAGACATAACTAAATCAACCGAGTCTAAAGACGAACAAATTGGATAAATAAGCTCGTATGGATTACTTGGTACACTGCGGTTGATTTCCGTGCAAGGCTTTGCTTTCCGCTTTTCCCGCAGGAGTTTTCGCCTTGCCCTCCAATCAACCGCTAGAAGCAGATACATACATGAAACCTACGTTCACCATACCAATAAAAAAATCCGAACGAATTTGATTCTCCATCAAGAATCTCGATTCATCGTTCGGATCTTCCTTCAACTAACATACTTTTTTTCCAGCTTCTTTTTGTTTATTTCGATTCTTTTATTAAGATTTCTTTCATTTCAATGAATTGATTTTGAACATCGCTTGACGGTTTCTTTGTTAGTAAACTTACAATAATAACAGCTAATAAGCTTAAAAAGAACCCGGGAATCATTTCGTAAAGGGCATCCTTCAATGGAGTATTTACCCAAATTAATACTGTAGCAGCACCTACAATCATTCCTGCAAGTGCTCCCCATCGAGTCATACGCTTCCAGTAAAGACTTAGTAAAATAGCAGGACCAAAAGCTGAACCAAATCCAGCCCAAGCATATCCAACCAGTCCTAAAATCGTATCACTAGGTTTTAAAGAAAGCAAAATAGCTATAATTGCAACACCTAAAACCGCAGCTCTTCCAACCGTTACAAGCTCTTTGTCAGAGGCCTTGCGTCGGAAAAATGTTTTATAAAAGTCTTCTGTAACAGAGCTTGCCGTTACAAGCAGCTGAGAAGAAATAGTACTCATAATTGCTGCTAGTAAAGCTGCATATAAAAATCCTGTAATTAACGGGTTAAAGAGTATATCTGCAAATTTAATAAAAATAGTTTCAGGATCTGCTAGTTTCATACCTGTTTTTTCTACATAGGCAATTCCAACAAGCCCTGTCAGCATAGCACCAATAATAGAAATAATCATCCAGCTCATTCCAATACGACGTGCGGGTTTTAACTCCTTAACAGAAGAGATAGCCATAAAGCGAACGATAATATGAGGCTGTCCGAAATAGCCAAGTCCCCAGGCTAAGAAAGATATAATACCTAAAACGGTTGTACCTTTGAAAATGTCAAGGTATGCTGGATTAATGTCCTGTACAATGTCCATTGTAGTGTTGACGCCTCCAACGTCGGTGAAAGCTACAATGGGTACTAAAACTAAAGCAAGGAACATAATAACACCTTGAACAAAATCTGTTAAACTAACGGCTAAAAATCCGCCAAAAAGAGTGTAGGCAATAACAACAGATGCTGTTACGAACAAGCCAATTTGATAATTTAAACTAAATGCCGATTCAAATAATCGTCCACCTGATACCATACCAGCTGAAGTGTAAAGAGTGAAGAAGATAAAGATAACGATTGCTGATACTGTTCGAAGAATTTTGGCATGGTCGCCAAAGCGATTTTCAAAAAAGTCTGGAATTGTAATGGAGTCGTTCGCTACTTCCGTATAAGTGCGAAGACGCGGAGCGAGGATTAAATAGTTTAAATAAGCACCTATAGACAATCCTACTGCTAGCCATACACTAGAAAGGCCCGTTACATACATGGAGCCAGGAAGACCCATTAACATCCATCCACTCATATCCGAAGCGCCAGCTGAAAGGGCGGTAACGGCTGGACCTAGCCCGCGTCCTCCTAACATATAGCCAGCTACATCTTCAGTGGTTTTTGTATAGGCATACCATCCTATTCCGAGCATTCCTACAAAATAAATGCCGAGTGAAATATAAACTCCAATATCCACAAAATCTCCCCTTTATGCATTTTTTATGCATGGGATAAGCAACACATCCCATGAAAACATCTTATGGTTTCTAAAACTAACAAACTTTTCCTATACTATCAACCCGTAAAATCGTAAATTTTCTAAGTCTAAAATCCCCCAAACCTTTATACAAAAGAAATGAAATCGTTTTCAAAATAAAGTAAAATAAAAATATTCAGAAATTTATCGGTGTATTTTTTATGCAATATTTTATGCAATAGGTAAAATAAAAAGAGCATTTTAAAAAATGCTCTTTTTACATTCATGTATATTAGCGTGAATTCGGGAATACGCGTCGAACAACTTCTGAAAACTCGTTAAACAGTCCAGAAACTGGTTTGCCCGTTTGAAGCTTGTCTACATATCCGTTCATACGGTTTACAAAATCAGGGTTTGTTGATACAAACACTCGATGAACACTGCCGTCGGCTTTTCTCACTTCATGTGCAATCTTATGCTCCATATCTTTTGTGAGATTACCTTCTTTGTTATCGTCTAATACAGCTGCTACATAAGCTGTATGATCGGTTACGATTACATTAGCATCTTTTACGTTTTTTAACGCTACGATACGATCAGCTGCTACATCGGCTACTCTCATTCCACTGGACTGATTATACTGTTCTTTTTCGTTACGCTGTACGTCTTGCGTATCGTTTACGTCATTCATTTTCGTTTTATTGTTCCCATTTTCATATGTGACGTTGCGGACTGTATCATCATCAATGACGCCATCTTTACCTTGATCTGCTGTGCTGCAGCCGAATAAAGAAAGAGTCGTCATACAGCCCACAACAAACAAAAACGATTTCTTCATTGTAGTATCACTCCTTATAAGTTTTAACCTTTCTTATAATTTGTTGAAAACGTGTGAAGCATACATGAAAAATATAAAAAAGCCTATACTATCGGAAAAGGAGGAATATGTATGAGTGGAATCCAACAAAGCGTATTTGTGCTTCATACAAAAGAAGAAAACCATGAAGAAACAACAACGTTTGCATTAACTTCAGAAGAAGCTAAGCTATTATTTGAGACCCTGCAAAATAAACGAAAAGAAATTATCGATGCCCATATTGATAACAAGCTGACGTAAGGAGATAGATATCTTGCAAAACGGATGGGACATACATTAACAATGACCAAATATTTGCATTCTACATATAGGTGTAGTACAATGTAAACGCAACCAAATTTAATAAATGTAATTAATACTACGTTTGACCATACACTCGAATTAGATTTAGTGAAAATTCACTTGTTATAAAGGAGATCTACTTCGCGTAGGTCTCTTTTATAATATGTGAATTTTTTATTTACGGTATAAATGTAAATATAGAGTAACATATTAAAATTTTTACATTTTTTGGAGGTTTTTTTACATGGCTACTACAGGTACAGTAAAATGGTTTAACAGTGAAAAAGGCTTCGGTTTTATCGAAGTACCAGGCGAAAATGACGTATTTGTTCATTTTTCAGCTATCCAATCTGAAGGCTTCAAAACATTAGAAGAAGGCCAAAAAGTTGAATTTGAAATCGTTGAAGGCCAACGTGGACCTCAAGCGGAGAATGTTGTAAAATTATAATTCAACGCTACATATGAAAGCTGCCGATAGGCAGCTTTTTTTGTGCAAATTTGTTTTAGTTGTATGATTAAGAAAATAGATTAAAATAGGGAAGAGGGGAAGGCATGAGTTCATTTCATTGCTGTGCCACATGTCAACATTTTCAAAGCATTAAATTGGATAAGGGAATGAAGTATCAATGCAAAAGACTAGGCTATGAAACCCGTCCTTCCTATCGGTTTACATGCTGGGAGCCAAAAGAAGTAGTTAAAAAACTAATGGAAAAACGAAATCAAAAATGAGGATGGGACATAACTAAATCAATTCAATCTACAGACGAACAAATGAGATAAATGAGCTAGTAGGGATCGCTTGTTACACAAGAGCTGTTGATTTCCGTGCAAGACTTCGCTTTCCGCGGGCGGCCGGTGAGCCTCCTCGTCGCTTACGCTCCTGCGGGGTCTCACCTATTCCGCTTTTCCCGCAGGAGTCTTCGCCTTGCCCTCCAATCAACAGCTAGAAGCAGATACATACATAAAACCTACGTTCACTCTACCAATGAAAAAATCCGAACGAGTTTGATTCTCCACCAAGAATCTCGATTCATCGTTCGGATTTTCCTTCAACTAAAATACTTTTGCCCCAGCCTCTTTTAATTATTCCTCGTTATTTGTACCTTCCTCTGAAGGCAAATGCTTCCCGCAAAACTCTTTTACAGCTGCTTCTTCCTCTTCTTCAAGGTCGAAGTCTAATACTTTATTTGTTGAAACTTCGTAGAAATGAGTTTGGGCAATAGAAGTGCTGTCTTCGCCTTTAATATATACTACGCGTAGTGCTAGGTCGTTGCCGGTATATAATTCATCATCTTCTTCTACCTCAATGTATAAATGAAATTCATAGCGTTCACCTAGAAGGAGACCAAATGGATCCTGCAATTGTTCAGCTGTATATTCTTTAATTGTAAACATATGTACGTCCTTTCCATATATCAGTAAAATACTTGCATCATCTATTATAGTTTTTCTTTGCAAAGAAAGAAAGTGCATGCGTAATTCATGCACGGATTTATTCCTTGATCATTCTATTTAGCGAATCTACTTGATGCGACGGCGCAAGGACTTCGATGATTTACTTAAAGGTGGAAGAAACGCGCGTATGTTTTTGCTTATACATGGCAGCATCTGCTTTTTGAATTAATGTATCTAGGTTGGTGTCGTCTGAAGGCGCACATATAATAAATCCGTAACTCGCAGACAGTGCATATGACTTATCAAATTCTTTCTTTTTATCTTCTAGCTGTTCATTAATATTTTGCCACAGCTCTTGTACGTATTCTTCCGTTTGTTCAGGAGCAATTAATAAAAACTCATCACCTCCGTAGCGAAAGAGCGTATCATCCTTGCTAATATAACCACTAATTGATTCTGCTATTGTTTTAATAAGCCAGTCGCCTTCTCTATGACCGTATTGATCATTTACTAGTTTTAAAGAATTAATATCGATAAAACATAATAGAAAAGATGTATCATTGGTTTTAGCTCTCAGCAGTTCCAGCTGCAGTTTTTCCATTCCGCTTCTTCGATTTAAAATTCCCGTTAGCATATCAGTTGAAGCGTGCAAGCTCAATTCATGCTCAACCGCTTTTAAATCGGTTATATCGGTAATACCTGCGAGTATGCAGCTTTCGCTTTGATACTCTAGTAATTCATAATTGATCATAACCCACTTAGAATCTCCATGTTCACGTGCTTCTAAGATGTAGTTTTTTACATATTTCTCTTGTTGAAGACGTTTTAAAATCTCCTCTCGATCTTCATTGGTAGGATAGATTATAAATCCGTCTATTTGATCAAGATCTTGAGAAGCAAGATTGTAAAAATGAATAGCTTTATTGTTAATGAGCAGCACTTTGTGGTCGGATAATCTCGTTAATAGTAAAGGATAGGGATTAATTTTGAACAACGTAGAAAAATTACGTTCGCTTTCTTTTAGCTGTAAATGATTCATATATTCTTTATGACGGTATGTATAAAGAATGTATGAAATAAGTAAAGCGATAGCAACTGCTGCAGTTGTATTGATCTGTTTTGAAATAAGGGAAAAAGAATCCGGTACATATCGTGATAAGCCGTATAGTAAAAAAAGATGGTTAGGAATAAAAATGATGCACAGCTGTTTTACTTTCATAGGGCATAAAACAGCCGTGGAAATCAAAAGCATCATATACACGTCTATGCGACCTGTGAAAAGCTGACTGTTAATAGTAGAAAGTGCTGCAGCAAATACGTAATAAAATATATAGCCATATACAATGGTGTTTAAGTAGCTAGCAAACCGCTCTTTTCTTTTACTAAAATAATAGAAAAATAAATAAAGAGAAGAGAGAGCAAAACTAGTGAAATGAATACCAATTAGTGTATGTCTAAACTGAGGTGTTCCTGCATGTTGAAGTAAAGAAAACCCGATATAAAGATAAATTGGGTAGGAAATGACAAGAGCAAGTGAAACTAGCTTAACTCTCTGTTGAAGCATTTTTACATTCGTTTTATCGAACAGTTTATCTTCATTAACTTCTCTCCCTGAAGGAAAATGAGGTTTCTTCAGAAATGAGAAAGGTAAAAGCGAAAGAAGAAATGACATGACCATCATCTCCATATCTTTTTTTAGGTATTTTAGCATGTTTGTATAAGAAAAGACATGAATTTTTTAGATGAAAATGTCTGCTTTTCGATCAAGAAAAAGGAAAGGCATTAATAGTCATATAATTAAAGGTGAGGCCAAAGAGCCTCACCTTTTTTATTGAAGCTTATTCGATTCAGCATGTCGCACAAACATGGTTTCATCTTCTACTAATCCGCAAGCTCCGCACTGAATGCGTTTTTGCGGTCCATTATAAGCAGCGTGAAATGCATCGAGTGTATCGTTTGTATATTCTTCTACGACGTCTCCGCTTCTTGGATCCATTTTTACAGGTTTTGCATTTTGTTCAATAATATTAAAACGCGTTCGATTTGTCTTGCAGCTAGGGCAAAGATAAGGGCTTCCCATTTTTAACATCTCCTTGAAAAATTTACTGTATTAATACCATGTCCGAATCGACTAAAAACATACAAAAACTTATGGTTTTCTATCGAACGTTCATTCGTTAAAATAGAAGCAGGTGATGAAAATGAGAATACGAAAAAATTTACAAGAAGTAATGGATGTTTTGCAGACCAATCCGTCGTATCAGCAAAATATTGTTCATTGGCATACAATCCAAGAGAAAGAAGCTAAAACTGCTCCATTTCCAGCTTCTTTGCATACGAAACTGCGAGAAGCATTGGAAAAACGA
This genomic interval carries:
- a CDS encoding SIMPL domain-containing protein; translation: MQHSYFPYEPTQQLRVDTQNREIKVIGEGTASAIPNEISMTIGTRTENRDVQEALKENSAVSNTLLQEMKNLGINDQQIETASFTINPKYDYSDGKSTLTGYEVQHLFRVRVQDVKQAGDVYNATFSSGANVAQDLQFYVTSDDKYEQEAISKALLNAKEKAFTIANTLQLPINQIPILIEEGPVYQSSGSSPKLLAASPPIQAQSLTVSASVKVTYTY
- the putP gene encoding sodium/proline symporter PutP, with product MDIGVYISLGIYFVGMLGIGWYAYTKTTEDVAGYMLGGRGLGPAVTALSAGASDMSGWMLMGLPGSMYVTGLSSVWLAVGLSIGAYLNYLILAPRLRTYTEVANDSITIPDFFENRFGDHAKILRTVSAIVIFIFFTLYTSAGMVSGGRLFESAFSLNYQIGLFVTASVVIAYTLFGGFLAVSLTDFVQGVIMFLALVLVPIVAFTDVGGVNTTMDIVQDINPAYLDIFKGTTVLGIISFLAWGLGYFGQPHIIVRFMAISSVKELKPARRIGMSWMIISIIGAMLTGLVGIAYVEKTGMKLADPETIFIKFADILFNPLITGFLYAALLAAIMSTISSQLLVTASSVTEDFYKTFFRRKASDKELVTVGRAAVLGVAIIAILLSLKPSDTILGLVGYAWAGFGSAFGPAILLSLYWKRMTRWGALAGMIVGAATVLIWVNTPLKDALYEMIPGFFLSLLAVIIVSLLTKKPSSDVQNQFIEMKEILIKESK
- a CDS encoding YhcN/YlaJ family sporulation lipoprotein; amino-acid sequence: MKKSFLFVVGCMTTLSLFGCSTADQGKDGVIDDDTVRNVTYENGNNKTKMNDVNDTQDVQRNEKEQYNQSSGMRVADVAADRIVALKNVKDANVIVTDHTAYVAAVLDDNKEGNLTKDMEHKIAHEVRKADGSVHRVFVSTNPDFVNRMNGYVDKLQTGKPVSGLFNEFSEVVRRVFPNSR
- a CDS encoding cold-shock protein; this encodes MATTGTVKWFNSEKGFGFIEVPGENDVFVHFSAIQSEGFKTLEEGQKVEFEIVEGQRGPQAENVVKL
- a CDS encoding DUF6509 family protein, yielding MFTIKEYTAEQLQDPFGLLLGERYEFHLYIEVEEDDELYTGNDLALRVVYIKGEDSTSIAQTHFYEVSTNKVLDFDLEEEEEAAVKEFCGKHLPSEEGTNNEE
- a CDS encoding sensor domain-containing diguanylate cyclase is translated as MSFLLSLLPFSFLKKPHFPSGREVNEDKLFDKTNVKMLQQRVKLVSLALVISYPIYLYIGFSLLQHAGTPQFRHTLIGIHFTSFALSSLYLFFYYFSKRKERFASYLNTIVYGYIFYYVFAAALSTINSQLFTGRIDVYMMLLISTAVLCPMKVKQLCIIFIPNHLFLLYGLSRYVPDSFSLISKQINTTAAVAIALLISYILYTYRHKEYMNHLQLKESERNFSTLFKINPYPLLLTRLSDHKVLLINNKAIHFYNLASQDLDQIDGFIIYPTNEDREEILKRLQQEKYVKNYILEAREHGDSKWVMINYELLEYQSESCILAGITDITDLKAVEHELSLHASTDMLTGILNRRSGMEKLQLELLRAKTNDTSFLLCFIDINSLKLVNDQYGHREGDWLIKTIAESISGYISKDDTLFRYGGDEFLLIAPEQTEEYVQELWQNINEQLEDKKKEFDKSYALSASYGFIICAPSDDTNLDTLIQKADAAMYKQKHTRVSSTFK